The nucleotide window TATCAAATTCTACCAAAACCTAGCTGTGCGGTGCTGAgcagatggatagatgaatgcagacctcctgcctccactctccaagctgtgtgcatgtgtactgcCCACCTCACAGTCTAGGGTGACAGAGGGTTAAGATGGAAagataaaggagaaaatacacacacacaaaaattaccGATGTCTTAATGGAAGGCCTAAGAGCACTTAAAGACAGAGATTTGTTCTAGAAGACATCAGGGCATGGTGAGAGAAAAGGAATGTGGaaattgtgtttttctgtttgtctgttagTGTGGTCATTGATGGCTACCCGGTAACCACAAACCAGATGAATATCTTGGAGGCAAGGTCAATCATTCCCATGGTCATCTTTGAGTTGGAGGTGCCATCCAAGGAGATCTTCAAACGGTTGCTGCTAGAAAAGAAGATGGAGCAAAGGTATTCCTCATGAGGGAACTGTGGGAACAGGGTGACCTTGGTCATCTGTACAGGGGATGTCTCAGGCCCTCAACAGCTTTTCTGACCCTTCCCCGTTTCCTCCTTAGTACACCGTATCCACTGCACAACAGCACACAGATTATAGCTTATAGGAATTCCAAGTACCATAAAAATATCAAGGAGATCAGGCAATTTTATCAAGAGCAGCATCAAAACTGGCACGTGATTGATGGATTTCACAGTAAGTGGTGGGTATGGAATGAAGTCATCAAAGACATCCAACAGATGAATAAgtacatacagatatacatggaaAGAATAAAGGACGGTAAGGAAAGCCTGAATGTGgtgacctgtaatcccagaagtcAGGAGTCAAAAACTGGCCAACCTGCATTACAGagtgcattccaggccagcctgggctacagagtaagacctggtctcaacaacaaaccaaccaaccaatcaacagACAAAATCTCCCCAAACCCAAACCTGAAACAACATATAAACAGacaagacaataaagaaaaatgaacaataaGAGCAAATTCACCTTCTCTCCTTTGATCCTACATCTCTTCCAGCAAGTACCATCTCTCATCTTTTTACAATAACATTTCTTCAAACCTGAGCCCCACTAGAAACGGCAAGCTAAGGGACGGGCTCTATTTACATAACCTCTTCTCACTATTTTGGAATCAGTCATGACTGTTTACAATCAAAACAATTGAAGGGATTTGACTTTAAATGTGACAACCAGGAGCATCTGGCGGAAGAGATGCTCATCTGCTCATGCGCGTGCAGTTGGTAGCAGTGCCCACCGGCTCTGTTGCTTCTGGTTCAGCTCACTTTCCTTGAGCAGCTTCCCCTCTGGCCGCTGCAGCTCTGTCAACCCTGGGCTACGGGCAGGCCTTGGAGCCTCATTCACCCCTCCAGGCTCCCTACTTCCCGCCCAAACGCCCTTGCCAAGACCCCCAGTAGAGGGCTACCAGCTCAGTCTCACAGGAACGTCAGCCCTAACCTGGCTTCATTTCCCAGGGCTTCCCAGAAGGTTCTCTCGCCCCAATCCCAGCCTTctacccctcctctcctccacctctgtgGTTGccttgtgtgtggtggtggcaggAGGGGTGACCAGTGGCAGAGAGGATGTCCTAAGGGTGTGAGTACCAACATGCCTCAGATTTCAATTAGGAGTACTCTATTCATCTCTAAACATCATTTCTGCCTCCAACCCATTCTTGACATGCTGTGGAGATTTCGTTCCTAAGCACAATTGATTCTAACACTGACCTAGCTTGGAAGCAGGCAGTAGACGTTTGTGGCTCGTGGGGTCAAGTCTAAATGCTGTTTGGTGGTTTTACTTGGACCTCTGTACTCTACCTGCTCAcctcctccagccctgcctctaTGTCATTTCCTACACTTCCTGGGTCCCCAGGGACAGGCTGATCTCAGGCTCATCAGCTTGGCATCTGGTCCTTTATCCCTTTTTCTAATtcattcctggatctcactcagacAATCCAGTCATGCCAGAGTACTAGGCCCTTCCTCACCCTTCGGGCCCTATAATATTCTCTTATTATCAGGTACTAAAAATCTATATTACGTTCTGGAGCCCTATGATTTGGGACAAGGCAGTACTTATTCACCTCCCCgcactccgtgtgtgtgtgtgtgtgtgtgtgtgtgtgtgtgtgtgtgtgtgtgtgtgtgtatgtgtttttgtgtaaccctttccttcctttccctttccttccctttttccccaCAGTTCCAAACACAGTAGATGGGACATAGAATATAACGAATATTTACAATCGATGAATAATCTCACCTCAAAAATTTCTGGAGTTTTTCTTCAGTCTCACAAATAAATATTCGATCACGATACTCTGCAGCGTATTGAATGTTACCAGGCACCAGGGCTTCATATCTGAAAggtaaaaaacaagacaaaacaaaataaaaaaaaaaaaaccattgtgTAATTAATATGTGTAGCTTGGTAATTAATATTGTATAATTAATATGTAgtactgtataaataaaatgtcaaaaatgtttcatttttctacttct belongs to Onychomys torridus unplaced genomic scaffold, mOncTor1.1, whole genome shotgun sequence and includes:
- the LOC118575540 gene encoding adenylate kinase 9-like; amino-acid sequence: AKKLVSEYGLKRLSVGDALRSMLSNHPDTELSLMINWHLHKGMTVPDGLAVQALDLSLMESVCNTIGVVIDGYPVTTNQMNILEARSIIPMVIFELEVPSKEIFKRLLLEKKMEQSTPYPLHNSTQIIAYRNSKYHKNIKEIRQFYQEQHQNWHVIDGFHSKWWVWNEVIKDIQQMNKYIQIYMERIKDASPLAAAALSTLGYGQALEPHSPLQAPYFPPKRPCQDPQ